From a single Nostoc sp. MS1 genomic region:
- a CDS encoding glucose 1-dehydrogenase, with product MKLEGKVALVTGSSQGIGAAIAIRLAQEGASIVINYRSHPEGAENTLSKVKAAGGQCHLVDGLTIQADTGIVSDVQRMITESISHFGKLDILVNNAGIEKNADFWNVTEADYDAVMNVNLKGVFFAIQAFAKHQIETQQPGKIINISSVHEELPFPHFASYCASKGGLKMLTRNLAVELAPYGITINNVAPGAIETPINTKLLNDPEKLGALLKNIPLGRLGQPKDVASIVAFLASAESDYVTGTTFFVDGGLLWNYQEQ from the coding sequence ATGAAGCTAGAAGGAAAAGTGGCGCTGGTAACAGGCAGTAGCCAAGGCATAGGAGCGGCGATCGCAATTCGTTTGGCACAAGAAGGAGCAAGTATTGTCATCAACTACCGCTCCCATCCTGAAGGAGCAGAAAACACTTTATCAAAGGTAAAGGCTGCTGGTGGGCAGTGTCACTTAGTTGATGGGTTGACAATTCAAGCAGATACAGGAATTGTCTCTGATGTGCAACGGATGATTACAGAGAGTATTAGTCATTTCGGTAAATTAGATATTTTAGTTAACAATGCAGGCATAGAAAAAAACGCTGATTTTTGGAATGTAACCGAAGCAGATTACGATGCTGTGATGAATGTGAATCTCAAAGGGGTTTTCTTTGCCATTCAAGCATTTGCCAAACATCAAATAGAAACCCAACAACCAGGCAAAATTATTAATATTAGTTCCGTACATGAGGAGTTACCCTTCCCTCACTTTGCGTCTTACTGTGCCAGCAAAGGCGGTTTAAAGATGCTCACCCGGAATTTAGCCGTAGAATTAGCTCCCTATGGTATCACTATTAATAATGTCGCCCCAGGAGCTATAGAAACTCCCATTAATACTAAGCTTTTAAACGACCCAGAAAAATTAGGTGCGCTGCTGAAAAATATTCCCTTGGGACGGTTAGGGCAACCAAAGGATGTTGCTTCTATTGTGGCTTTTCTTGCCTCTGCTGAGTCGGACTATGTTACAGGTACAACATTCTTTGTTGACGGTGGATTACTCTGGAATTATCAGGAGCAATAA
- a CDS encoding SDR family NAD(P)-dependent oxidoreductase, with product MKIQGKVALVTGASRGIGRAIALELAQQGIHRLIIVARDRQKLREVAQEIEAMGVQAVTLAIDLTQVTEVNIAIAQLWRSYGPIHLLVNCAGVAYQSSFLRSKLPQVQEELSVNLLGMYTLTSLIAKRMASQRQGTIVNVSSLMGKVAAPTMATYSATKFAILGFTQALRRELAEYNIQVKALLPTLTETDMVRDLKLFRWVTPMTPQQVAKALIVGLEKDAPEILVGWQSHLAIWCQNLAPWLLELILKIATPPVNIQQAHENSIWAKIQRFGDLLFSKNKLRLVFARKM from the coding sequence ATGAAGATTCAAGGTAAGGTTGCCCTAGTGACTGGGGCTTCCCGTGGTATTGGTAGAGCGATCGCTTTAGAATTAGCGCAACAAGGTATCCATAGATTAATTATAGTGGCACGCGATCGCCAAAAATTAAGAGAAGTTGCCCAAGAAATCGAGGCGATGGGAGTCCAAGCTGTCACTTTAGCAATTGATTTAACCCAAGTGACGGAGGTAAACATTGCCATTGCCCAACTGTGGCGCAGTTACGGCCCCATTCACTTACTAGTTAATTGTGCAGGCGTTGCATATCAAAGTTCCTTCTTACGTTCCAAACTTCCGCAAGTCCAAGAAGAACTCTCGGTGAACTTGTTGGGAATGTACACCCTCACAAGTCTCATCGCCAAACGCATGGCCAGCCAAAGACAAGGAACAATTGTCAATGTTTCCAGCTTAATGGGAAAAGTGGCTGCTCCAACAATGGCGACATATTCAGCCACAAAATTTGCCATCTTAGGCTTTACCCAAGCCTTGCGGCGCGAACTAGCTGAGTACAACATCCAAGTAAAAGCGTTACTACCAACTCTCACCGAAACAGATATGGTACGTGACTTAAAGCTATTTCGTTGGGTGACTCCCATGACACCGCAGCAAGTAGCTAAAGCCTTAATTGTTGGATTAGAAAAAGATGCACCAGAAATCTTAGTAGGTTGGCAAAGTCATTTAGCTATCTGGTGTCAAAATCTAGCGCCTTGGTTGCTAGAGTTGATTTTAAAAATAGCCACACCGCCAGTCAACATACAACAAGCTCACGAAAACTCAATTTGGGCAAAAATCCAGCGTTTTGGAGATTTATTATTCTCAAAAAACAAGCTACGCCTTGTATTCGCCCGTAAGATGTGA
- a CDS encoding glycosyl hydrolase family 57: MLSLENTTLPEIIDGLPNISGSEAEVLSVVNNDAPVFLPTTNINLADVNAVFAIALHMHQPTIPAGSGGELISNLQYMFAHPQEGDNHNAGPFAWCYSRMGDFIPELVSQGCNPRIMLDYSGNLLWGLRQMGRDDVLDNLKRITCDPKYQPYVEWLGTMWGHAVVPSTPIEDIKLHILAWQQYFAAIFGWEALARVKGFSPPEMHLPNHPDTLFQFVKALKECGYRWLLVQEHTVETIDGQHLTDKHLPHRLIARNSQGETISVIALIKTQGSDTKLVAQMQPYYEAKTLSKRRLGNVEIPAIVSQIGDGENGGVMMNEFPSAFKQAWWDMVNNGGGRSGVVGVCGTEYLELIEAAGCQVEDFPACQPTGQHQIWQRVSSNNSQPEAVEKAIEEIKQINPNFHLEGASWTNHISWVKGYENVLSPMYELSNLFHQKFDSLLLDSDSSMTKQANYRQALLYNLLLQTSCFRYWGQGAWTDYAREIYQRGKSYINS, encoded by the coding sequence ATGCTTTCCCTAGAAAATACCACCCTGCCGGAAATTATTGATGGGTTGCCAAATATATCTGGTTCGGAAGCTGAGGTTCTGTCTGTAGTTAACAATGATGCGCCAGTCTTCTTACCTACAACCAATATTAACTTAGCAGATGTAAATGCAGTATTTGCGATCGCTCTACATATGCACCAACCAACTATACCAGCCGGTAGTGGTGGCGAATTGATCAGTAATCTGCAATATATGTTTGCCCATCCCCAGGAAGGCGACAACCACAACGCTGGACCTTTTGCTTGGTGTTACAGCCGCATGGGAGATTTTATTCCCGAACTCGTTAGCCAAGGTTGCAATCCTCGCATCATGTTGGACTACTCTGGTAATCTCTTGTGGGGGTTACGGCAAATGGGCCGCGATGATGTCTTAGATAATCTCAAGCGAATTACTTGCGATCCTAAGTATCAACCTTATGTAGAATGGCTAGGTACAATGTGGGGTCATGCTGTTGTTCCCTCCACACCAATCGAAGATATTAAATTACATATTTTGGCATGGCAACAATATTTTGCCGCAATTTTTGGCTGGGAAGCATTAGCCAGAGTTAAAGGTTTTTCTCCGCCAGAAATGCACCTACCAAATCACCCAGATACATTATTTCAATTTGTCAAAGCCCTTAAAGAATGTGGTTATCGTTGGTTACTAGTACAAGAACATACAGTAGAAACAATTGATGGACAACACCTAACTGATAAACATTTGCCTCATCGCTTAATTGCTCGTAATTCTCAAGGCGAAACTATTAGTGTCATTGCCTTAATTAAAACCCAAGGTTCCGATACTAAATTAGTTGCTCAGATGCAGCCATACTATGAAGCCAAAACTTTATCAAAACGTCGTTTAGGAAATGTAGAAATTCCCGCAATCGTTAGTCAAATTGGTGATGGTGAAAATGGCGGTGTGATGATGAATGAATTTCCTAGCGCCTTCAAACAAGCTTGGTGGGATATGGTAAATAACGGCGGCGGAAGGTCTGGTGTTGTTGGGGTATGTGGCACAGAATATTTAGAGTTAATAGAGGCGGCAGGTTGTCAAGTTGAAGATTTTCCTGCTTGTCAGCCAACAGGACAACATCAGATATGGCAGCGTGTTTCTTCAAATAATTCTCAACCAGAAGCAGTAGAGAAAGCTATAGAAGAAATCAAGCAAATTAATCCTAACTTTCATCTAGAAGGAGCTTCTTGGACAAATCATATCAGTTGGGTCAAGGGATATGAAAATGTTTTGTCTCCTATGTATGAATTGAGTAATTTATTTCATCAAAAGTTTGATAGTTTATTACTCGATTCAGATTCATCGATGACTAAACAAGCCAATTATCGTCAAGCATTATTATA